A genomic window from Terriglobia bacterium includes:
- a CDS encoding peroxiredoxin produces MTDTISLPKIGETAPDFTAVTTHSPAMKFSEWQGDSWVVFFSHPADFTPVCTTELTEFARRNDEFKALGVKLIGLSIDSIHSHLAWLQNIKQIMGVEISYPMVADIDMKVSSLYGMLHPGASATATVRAVFVIDPKRVIRAIIYYPLNVGRNVDEVVRLVKGLQTADTQACATPVNWQPGQPVVVPAPKTVEDVARNTANKDYEKKDFYLAFKAHKK; encoded by the coding sequence ATGACAGACACCATCAGCCTTCCCAAGATCGGGGAAACCGCTCCGGACTTCACCGCCGTAACCACGCACTCTCCGGCGATGAAGTTCAGCGAATGGCAGGGCGATTCCTGGGTCGTATTTTTTTCCCACCCCGCCGATTTCACGCCCGTCTGCACCACGGAACTTACCGAATTCGCCCGGCGCAACGACGAGTTCAAGGCTCTGGGCGTCAAGCTGATCGGTCTGAGCATCGACAGCATCCACTCCCATCTGGCCTGGCTGCAGAACATCAAGCAGATCATGGGCGTGGAGATTTCCTACCCCATGGTCGCCGACATCGACATGAAGGTCTCCAGCCTCTACGGCATGCTCCACCCGGGAGCCAGCGCCACGGCCACGGTGCGCGCGGTCTTCGTCATCGATCCCAAGCGGGTGATTCGCGCGATTATTTACTACCCTCTGAACGTCGGCCGCAACGTGGACGAGGTGGTCCGCCTGGTCAAGGGGCTGCAGACCGCCGACACCCAGGCCTGCGCCACGCCCGTGAACTGGCAGCCGGGCCAGCCCGTGGTTGTGCCCGCGCCCAAAACCGTCGAAGACGTCGCCCGCAACACCGCCAACAAGGACTACGAGAAGAAGGACTTCTACCTCGCCTTCAAGGCTCACAAGAAGTAG
- a CDS encoding Stp1/IreP family PP2C-type Ser/Thr phosphatase: MRIVCGGSSDVGRVRSNNEDSYRIVAPLNLFVLSDGMGGEAHGEVASALAVETVAGHCLEAQIDQAAPLFGEPVVGWSERTRRLVSAVHLANRNIYASAEEHAEQQGMGATLSAVWIEGERMSVAHVGDSRVYLLRMGGLHQLTNDHSLVAEQVRRGILTPAEAEQSEMQSVLLRALGTQAEVEVDTDEHALIARDVLLICSDGLTRMVTEPEIAGTLQAETDPQRAAEKLVALANENGGADNVTVIVVRLDSEAKGLFSWLRGSARKTGSNGDAGGGV, encoded by the coding sequence GTGCGAATTGTATGCGGCGGCAGCAGCGACGTGGGCCGTGTCCGCTCGAACAACGAGGATAGTTACCGCATTGTGGCGCCGCTGAACCTGTTCGTGCTATCGGACGGGATGGGCGGCGAGGCGCACGGGGAAGTCGCCAGTGCGCTGGCGGTGGAAACGGTGGCGGGACACTGTCTGGAGGCGCAGATCGACCAAGCCGCGCCGCTGTTCGGCGAGCCGGTGGTGGGCTGGAGCGAGCGCACCAGACGCTTGGTGAGCGCGGTGCACCTGGCCAACCGGAATATTTACGCTTCGGCGGAAGAGCATGCGGAACAGCAGGGAATGGGCGCGACGCTGAGCGCGGTGTGGATTGAGGGCGAACGGATGAGCGTGGCGCACGTGGGGGACAGCCGGGTGTATCTGCTGCGCATGGGCGGGCTGCACCAGTTGACCAACGATCATTCGCTGGTGGCCGAGCAGGTGCGGCGGGGCATCCTGACGCCGGCGGAAGCCGAGCAGAGCGAGATGCAGAGCGTGCTGCTGCGGGCGCTGGGGACGCAGGCGGAAGTGGAAGTGGATACGGATGAGCACGCGCTCATCGCGCGGGATGTGCTGCTGATCTGCTCGGACGGGCTGACGCGCATGGTCACCGAGCCGGAAATTGCCGGGACGCTGCAAGCGGAAACCGATCCCCAGCGGGCGGCGGAAAAGCTGGTGGCGCTGGCCAATGAAAACGGGGGAGCGGACAACGTCACGGTGATCGTGGTACGGCTGGATTCCGAAGCGAAGGGATTGTTTTCCTGGCTGCGCGGGAGCGCCCGGAAGACGGGATCAAACGGGGATGCGGGAGGAGGCGTTTGA
- a CDS encoding MBL fold metallo-hydrolase, with amino-acid sequence MEFQQFYLSCLAHASYLVGSEGIAAIVDPQRDVDIYLEEAARRGLRIQHIIETHLHADFVSGHVELARRTGAQIYLGAQAGATFPHVPVKDGEEVRFGRVVLRFLETPGHTPESVCIVVTDLDRSEKPWAALTGDTLFIGDVGRPDLSPNHTPQQLAALLYDSLHSKLLTLPDDVLVYPAHGAGSLCGRQMSTDLSSTIGTQRTLNYALRAASKDEFVRLLTDDLPERPGYFLRDAAINRSGAPALSDLPPLLGLSPAAFEAQRSEGLIVLDTRPAAKYLPAHIPGSVQIALGGQFASWAGALLGVDARLLLVAEDSAAVEETRMRLARVGIEKLEGYLEGGILAWQKAGLPLESIPEITVEELHQRMRGAEGLQLLDVRRQGEWDSGHIAGAMLKPLNNLEKDFDGLDRSRPLAVQCQGGYRSAIAASLLRRAGFQNIINIAGGFSAWTTCKLPVAAASSAPVSH; translated from the coding sequence ATGGAATTTCAACAGTTCTATCTCAGCTGCCTTGCGCATGCCTCCTACCTTGTTGGCTCGGAGGGCATCGCCGCCATCGTGGACCCGCAACGCGACGTCGACATCTATCTCGAGGAGGCCGCCCGCCGCGGGCTCCGCATCCAGCACATCATCGAGACCCACCTGCACGCCGATTTTGTCTCCGGCCATGTGGAACTGGCGCGCCGCACCGGCGCTCAGATCTACCTGGGCGCGCAGGCCGGCGCGACCTTTCCGCACGTTCCCGTAAAGGACGGCGAGGAAGTCCGTTTTGGCCGCGTCGTTCTGCGCTTTCTGGAGACCCCCGGCCATACCCCGGAGAGCGTCTGCATTGTGGTCACCGATCTGGACCGCTCCGAAAAGCCGTGGGCGGCTCTGACCGGAGACACCCTTTTCATCGGCGACGTCGGCAGGCCCGACCTCTCCCCGAACCACACTCCCCAGCAGCTGGCGGCGCTGCTCTACGACAGCCTGCACTCCAAACTCTTGACCCTTCCCGACGACGTTCTCGTCTATCCCGCGCATGGCGCCGGCTCCCTCTGCGGACGCCAGATGAGCACGGACCTCTCTTCCACCATCGGCACGCAACGCACTCTGAACTATGCCCTGCGCGCCGCCAGCAAAGACGAGTTCGTCCGCCTGCTCACCGATGATCTTCCCGAGCGCCCCGGCTACTTCCTGCGCGACGCCGCCATCAATCGCAGCGGCGCGCCCGCGCTCTCCGATCTCCCGCCGCTGCTCGGCCTCTCGCCCGCCGCATTCGAAGCCCAGCGCAGCGAAGGGCTGATCGTGCTGGACACCCGTCCTGCAGCAAAATACCTCCCTGCCCACATTCCGGGTTCCGTGCAGATCGCCTTGGGCGGCCAATTCGCTTCCTGGGCCGGCGCTCTGCTTGGTGTAGATGCCCGCCTGCTCCTCGTCGCGGAAGATTCCGCCGCCGTGGAGGAAACCCGCATGCGCCTGGCACGCGTGGGCATCGAGAAGCTCGAAGGCTACCTGGAGGGCGGCATCCTGGCCTGGCAAAAAGCCGGCCTTCCCCTGGAGAGCATTCCGGAGATCACCGTCGAGGAACTCCACCAGCGCATGCGCGGCGCTGAAGGTTTGCAGCTGCTCGATGTGCGCCGCCAGGGCGAGTGGGATTCGGGCCACATCGCCGGCGCTATGCTCAAGCCGCTGAACAATCTGGAAAAGGACTTCGACGGCCTCGACCGCAGCCGCCCTCTCGCCGTGCAGTGCCAGGGCGGATACCGCAGCGCCATCGCCGCCAGCCTCCTGCGCCGCGCCGGCTTCCAGAACATTATCAACATCGCAGGCGGCTTCAGCGCCTGGACCACCTGCAAGCTGCCCGTGGCGGCAGCCAGCAGCGCCCCCGTCAGCCACTGA
- a CDS encoding FHA domain-containing protein produces MAKLSLMFENRVVKEVPVGSVPVGIGRAPDNDIPVDNLAVSNYHARVYFEAGKLVVEDLDSLNGTFVNDLRIERATLHDGDSIWIGKHHIKVDATGEGPLTLESARKASAPRIDETMVLDTKERRDLLQQAVALGERSQFAGGRLKMPSLAVLGGKTDQRDYMLTNKLTVIGKSAMATVRLKGWFKPEVAAQINHRDDGYYLGPGDKIPTVNGMPIHGPTRLNDGDLIEVCGVRLNFFFRE; encoded by the coding sequence ATGGCAAAGCTCAGCCTGATGTTCGAGAACCGGGTGGTCAAGGAAGTGCCCGTGGGGAGCGTGCCGGTGGGCATCGGGCGCGCGCCGGACAATGACATTCCCGTGGACAACCTGGCGGTCTCCAACTACCACGCGCGCGTCTATTTCGAGGCGGGCAAGCTCGTGGTGGAGGACCTGGACAGCCTGAACGGAACGTTTGTGAACGATCTGCGCATCGAGCGCGCCACCCTGCACGACGGCGATTCCATCTGGATCGGCAAGCATCACATCAAGGTGGATGCCACCGGAGAGGGGCCGCTGACGCTGGAGAGCGCGCGCAAGGCCAGCGCGCCGCGCATTGATGAAACCATGGTGCTGGACACCAAGGAGAGGCGCGACCTGCTGCAGCAGGCCGTTGCCCTGGGGGAGCGCTCGCAGTTCGCGGGGGGGCGGCTGAAAATGCCCTCGCTAGCGGTGCTCGGCGGAAAGACCGATCAGCGGGACTATATGCTCACGAACAAGCTGACGGTGATCGGGAAATCGGCTATGGCCACGGTGCGGCTGAAGGGCTGGTTCAAGCCGGAGGTCGCCGCGCAGATCAATCATCGCGATGACGGCTACTATCTGGGGCCCGGCGACAAGATTCCCACGGTGAACGGCATGCCGATTCACGGGCCCACGCGTCTGAACGACGGCGACCTCATCGAGGTTTGCGGCGTGCGTCTGAACTTCTTCTTCCGCGAATAG
- a CDS encoding DNA recombination protein RmuC, whose product MNAVWIVLAVVVALLVLWQVLQSRQSRRREEEARARSEQLQRDLQTLAGQTQNFSQQIGQMQQSVAQRLESVTQALHKGVTDSANISAAAQAAMSGELKNSREMIGQIQKQLGEVQEAGREMSQATQTLQHILGGAKSRGSLGEVTLERLLEDSLPSAQYAMQYRFASGEAADAVIFLRDKKLMAIDSKFPLDAYRRLSAEGDEARRAFATAVKGHADSIGKKYIVPNEGTLDVALMFVPSEAVYYEMLMTEDSKGLQLDAYCRERKVIAVSPNTLYAHLCVISMGLRGLQIEENAKRLVAGLSGMQKQMDTFTEVFEKLGTHLKNAQQSYSDADKRFEKVHNTLGGMLGTETAGALGEAGPGELSLPPAKNAKQIA is encoded by the coding sequence ATGAACGCAGTATGGATCGTGCTGGCGGTTGTGGTGGCGCTGCTCGTGCTCTGGCAGGTGCTGCAGAGCAGGCAAAGCCGGAGGCGCGAGGAAGAGGCGCGCGCGCGCAGCGAACAGCTGCAGCGCGACCTGCAGACGCTCGCCGGGCAGACGCAGAATTTCAGCCAGCAGATCGGGCAGATGCAGCAGAGCGTGGCGCAGCGGCTGGAGTCGGTGACCCAGGCGCTGCACAAGGGCGTGACCGATTCCGCGAATATCTCCGCGGCGGCTCAGGCGGCGATGAGCGGCGAGCTGAAAAACTCCCGCGAGATGATCGGGCAGATCCAGAAGCAACTGGGCGAGGTGCAGGAGGCCGGGCGCGAGATGTCCCAGGCCACGCAGACCCTGCAGCACATTCTGGGCGGGGCCAAGTCCCGCGGGTCGCTGGGCGAAGTGACCCTGGAGCGGCTGCTCGAGGATTCGCTGCCCTCCGCGCAGTACGCCATGCAGTACCGCTTCGCCAGCGGGGAGGCCGCCGACGCGGTCATCTTCCTGCGCGACAAGAAGCTCATGGCCATCGATTCCAAGTTTCCCCTGGATGCCTACCGCCGCCTGAGCGCCGAGGGTGACGAGGCGCGCCGCGCCTTTGCCACCGCGGTGAAGGGCCACGCCGACTCCATCGGCAAAAAATATATCGTGCCGAACGAGGGCACGCTGGATGTGGCGCTGATGTTCGTGCCCTCGGAAGCCGTCTACTACGAGATGCTGATGACCGAGGACAGCAAGGGACTGCAACTGGACGCCTACTGCCGGGAGAGAAAAGTCATCGCCGTATCTCCGAACACTCTCTACGCGCACCTGTGCGTGATTTCCATGGGGCTGCGCGGCCTGCAGATCGAGGAAAACGCCAAGCGCCTGGTCGCCGGCCTCTCCGGGATGCAGAAGCAAATGGACACCTTCACGGAAGTGTTCGAGAAGCTGGGCACGCACCTGAAGAACGCGCAGCAGAGCTACAGCGACGCGGACAAGCGCTTCGAGAAGGTGCACAACACGCTAGGCGGAATGCTGGGCACGGAAACCGCGGGTGCGCTGGGCGAAGCGGGGCCCGGCGAGCTGTCCTTGCCGCCGGCGAAAAACGCCAAGCAGATCGCCTAG